In Microbacterium binotii, one DNA window encodes the following:
- a CDS encoding DUF6113 family protein, protein MGSLASRIAAWAIALVVGVVYGAAGSFAHAAFIGPVPIGLLLGVIGAGALLIAVRLLTGDRWTTLAAALGIMVITYVFAQPSTGGSVLFTVAHETLALIWMGAVPLVAAVVVAWPRAPRRSVEAN, encoded by the coding sequence GTGGGCTCGCTTGCATCTCGTATCGCCGCCTGGGCGATCGCACTCGTCGTCGGGGTCGTCTACGGCGCCGCCGGATCCTTCGCGCATGCGGCATTCATCGGACCGGTGCCGATCGGACTCCTGCTCGGGGTGATCGGGGCCGGCGCGCTGCTGATCGCCGTGCGGCTGCTGACGGGGGACAGGTGGACGACCCTCGCGGCAGCGCTGGGCATCATGGTCATCACGTACGTGTTCGCACAGCCGTCGACGGGCGGGTCGGTGTTGTTCACCGTGGCGCACGAGACGCTCGCGCTGATCTGGATGGGCGCCGTCCCGCTGGTGGCGGCGGTCGTCGTGGCGTGGCCGCGCGCGCCCCGACGGTCAGTCGAGGCGAACTAG